A region of Anguilla anguilla isolate fAngAng1 chromosome 18, fAngAng1.pri, whole genome shotgun sequence DNA encodes the following proteins:
- the LOC118218405 gene encoding uncharacterized protein LOC118218405 — protein MDSNITERYLLVTRPVCLGSRHAVRSSALVSLLLWAGPLAVLSLAIYGYFLWLSVCLLLPFPYFLFLCLDAVRSPLLLHHTAPARKRGESLGTLTFILGNYTVIFLPFILNML, from the exons ATGGATTCTAATATCACG GAGAGGTACCTGCTGGTCACCCGTCCTGTGTGCCTAGGGAGCCGACACGCAGTCAGAAGCTCTGCCCTGGTCTCCCTGCTGCTGTGGGCCGGCCCCTTGGCAGTCCTGTCCCTGGCCATTTACGGCTACTTCCTGTGGCTTTCCGTCTGCCTCCTCCTTCCGTTCCcctacttcctgttcctgtgcttGGATGCAGTCAGAAgccctctcctgctccaccaCACTGCCCCAGCCAGGAAAAGAGGAGAATCCCTGGGAACACTGACCTTCATCCTGGGGAACTACACTGTGATTTTCCTTCCCTTCATATTGAACATGCTGTGA
- the LOC118217606 gene encoding deubiquitinase DESI2-like, which yields MICTGSMSSPALWASESFTLGSKSTAESLPMEDIRTHSQGSSRSHPGERHRAWGDFQIQRVHCAGSTDFTEEDVERIVEEMGKEYKGNALPPHAQKTATTSPLLSQRSCAGGDPALGEPAGLLQLLRALPAELPAQEWLTPAALQSSVSQELQSELEEAEDAAASPPLPSCSASPLPGPSGSRGR from the exons ATGATATG TACTGGATCAATGAGTTCACCAGCTCTCTGGGCATCGGAGTCTTTCACTCTGGGATCGAAGTCTACGGCAGAG AGTTTGCCTATGGAGGACATCCGTACCCATTCTCAGGGATCTTCGAGATCACACCCGGGCGAACGCCACAGAGCTTGGGGAGACTTTCAAATTCAA agAGTCCATTGTGCTGGCAGCACAGATTTCACAGAAGAGGATGTGGAGCGTATTGTAGAGGAGATGGGGAAGGAATACAAAGGGAACGCCCTACCACCTCATGCACAAAAAACTGCAACCActtctcctctgctctctcagag ATCCTGTGCGGGAGGAGATCCCGCGCTGGGTGAACCGGCTGGCCTACTTCAGCTCCTGCGTGCCCTTCCTGCAGAGCTGCCTGCCCAGGAGTGGCTCACCCCGGCCGCCCTGCAGTCCAGCGTCAGCCAGGAGCTCCAGAGCGAGCTGGAGGAGGCCGAGGATGCTGCTGCCTCGCCTCCCCTGCCTTCCTGCTCCGCCTCGCCACTGCCAGGGCCAAGCGGCAGTCGCGGCAGAtag